The following are encoded together in the Naumannella cuiyingiana genome:
- a CDS encoding protein phosphatase 2C domain-containing protein has product MTKPAADAGVGAAPPTCPGCGAEVSPHESFCESCGHELDPTERAPERGLADAPINLSRSVRAHSVDLGFAGGEHARTCADCGGAVDVEGWCEVCGAKAPRARDRFGEAPADWLAGTSDLGVRHHRNEDALALAADDRPGSRGVLVVCDGVSTAPDSDRASLAAARAARDLMASTHRAGLGTAESRDAALVQLIVDAVATANAAVLGTAEDPAGADSAASCTFSAAMITDGLVTWGNLGDSRSYWLPDEGEPTQLSTDDSVAQARIAMGVDREEAENSPGAHAITKWLGADAPDLAPQTGQFRVPGPGWLLVCSDGLWNYASAADDLEAVVAELILADPARNHAPLRLSELLVEWARERGGRDNITAALARFGPQQWSGPTLPPPAVEASPLDPESDQATRPTRYAPDAPAGRRLTRHPQDATPQD; this is encoded by the coding sequence GTGACGAAGCCTGCGGCCGATGCCGGCGTCGGCGCGGCGCCCCCCACCTGCCCGGGCTGCGGTGCCGAGGTCTCCCCCCACGAGTCGTTCTGCGAGAGCTGCGGCCACGAGCTCGATCCGACCGAGCGTGCCCCGGAGCGCGGTCTCGCCGACGCCCCGATCAACCTGAGCCGTTCGGTCCGCGCCCACAGCGTCGATCTCGGCTTCGCGGGCGGTGAGCATGCCCGGACCTGCGCCGACTGCGGTGGCGCGGTCGATGTCGAGGGCTGGTGCGAGGTCTGCGGCGCCAAGGCTCCGCGGGCGCGGGACCGGTTCGGCGAGGCTCCCGCCGACTGGCTCGCCGGCACCTCCGATCTCGGCGTACGCCATCACCGCAACGAGGACGCGCTGGCGCTCGCCGCGGACGACCGCCCTGGTTCGCGCGGCGTGCTGGTGGTCTGTGACGGCGTGTCGACCGCGCCCGACTCCGACCGCGCGTCGCTGGCCGCCGCGCGGGCCGCCCGGGACCTGATGGCGAGCACCCATCGGGCCGGGCTCGGCACGGCCGAGTCGCGAGATGCCGCCCTGGTGCAACTGATCGTGGACGCGGTGGCGACGGCGAATGCGGCGGTGCTCGGCACGGCCGAGGACCCCGCCGGCGCCGACAGCGCCGCGTCCTGCACGTTCTCGGCGGCGATGATCACCGACGGCCTGGTCACCTGGGGCAACCTCGGCGATTCCCGCAGCTACTGGCTGCCCGACGAGGGCGAGCCGACGCAGTTGAGCACCGACGATTCCGTGGCCCAGGCCCGGATCGCGATGGGCGTCGACCGCGAGGAGGCCGAGAACTCCCCCGGCGCGCACGCGATCACCAAGTGGCTCGGGGCCGACGCGCCCGATCTGGCGCCACAGACGGGCCAGTTCCGGGTGCCGGGTCCGGGCTGGTTGCTGGTCTGCAGCGACGGCCTGTGGAACTACGCCTCGGCGGCGGACGACCTGGAGGCGGTGGTCGCCGAGCTGATCCTCGCCGATCCCGCCCGCAACCACGCCCCGCTCCGGCTGTCGGAGTTGCTGGTGGAGTGGGCGCGCGAGCGCGGCGGCCGGGACAACATCACGGCGGCGCTGGCCCGGTTCGGGCCGCAGCAGTGGTCGGGCCCCACCCTCCCGCCGCCGGCGGTCGAGGCGTCGCCGCTCGATCCGGAGTCCGATCAGGCCACCCGTCCGACCAGGTACGCCCCGGATGCCCCCGCCGGCCGTAGGCTGACTCGACACCCGCAGGACGCAACCCCGCAGGACTGA
- a CDS encoding FHA domain-containing protein, with product MPTCPAGHASTATDYCDVCGTPLNGAGDAAPAPVAGQSPAPDAAAAPDAGRGGPAPDRPAARDCPHCGAGNAAGALFCEACGYDFTTGTLPRGGLLDLDAPPVGRRGAGPVPDAPSGPPAPAAPPAPQPPAPEQPAPQPPAPTAPAAPPAPQPPAPEQPAPEQPTPQSAAPAGSSPARATPTPEPGPASQATPDRPANISPSTDADWVAELWIDPEWYAMQESPDPMPSPGLPRIVPLRNRSLLIGRVSRSRNIHPDIDCDPDSGISRRHAQLTTDGTRWWVEDLDSANGTFVAATGLPLPADPLPSGERRELGPDDRLFLGAWTRISLRPAAPGELTAG from the coding sequence ATGCCCACCTGCCCAGCCGGCCATGCCAGCACCGCCACGGACTACTGCGATGTCTGCGGGACGCCGCTGAACGGCGCCGGCGACGCGGCCCCCGCGCCGGTCGCCGGACAATCGCCCGCACCGGACGCCGCGGCGGCTCCGGACGCCGGACGGGGCGGGCCCGCGCCGGACCGGCCCGCCGCCCGAGACTGCCCGCACTGCGGCGCGGGCAATGCGGCCGGGGCGCTGTTCTGCGAGGCCTGCGGCTACGACTTCACCACGGGTACGCTGCCCCGCGGCGGCCTGCTCGACCTCGACGCGCCGCCGGTGGGCCGCCGTGGCGCCGGGCCGGTGCCCGACGCACCTTCCGGACCGCCCGCGCCCGCTGCACCGCCCGCACCGCAGCCGCCGGCACCCGAGCAGCCCGCACCGCAGCCGCCCGCACCGACCGCACCCGCTGCACCGCCCGCACCGCAGCCGCCCGCACCCGAGCAGCCTGCACCCGAGCAGCCCACACCGCAGAGCGCGGCACCCGCCGGCAGCAGCCCTGCCCGCGCCACGCCCACCCCCGAGCCGGGTCCGGCGTCCCAAGCCACGCCGGACCGGCCGGCGAACATCTCACCGAGCACGGACGCGGACTGGGTGGCGGAGCTGTGGATCGACCCCGAGTGGTATGCGATGCAGGAGAGCCCGGATCCGATGCCCTCACCCGGCCTGCCCCGGATCGTGCCCCTGCGGAATCGATCGCTGCTGATCGGTCGCGTCTCGCGTTCGCGCAACATCCACCCCGACATCGACTGCGATCCCGATTCGGGCATCTCGCGCCGGCACGCGCAACTGACCACCGACGGCACCCGGTGGTGGGTCGAGGACCTCGACTCCGCGAACGGCACCTTCGTCGCCGCAACGGGCCTGCCGCTGCCGGCCGACCCGCTGCCCAGCGGCGAACGCCGCGAGTTGGGCCCGGACGATCGGCTGTTCCTGGGGGCGTGGACGCGCATCTCGCTGCGTCCGGCCGCGCCCGGCGAGCTGACCGCGGGATAG
- a CDS encoding transporter substrate-binding domain-containing protein: protein MTSTSTARVRRPLPLRPSLALIAALLAVLLSGCAASYAETPVPQPTPEPAPTPPAAGGGPSCDNALQSYAPEGALPAPGKMPAGSTMAEIAKRGRLIVGVSSDSRLLGARNRTSGRIEGFDTDVARSIAAAIFGDANRIELRVITASQRIPLLADGEVDLVVRNFTINCDRWKEIAFSAEYYRAGTKVLGPRGDAIINLGSLDGRRVCMPSGTTQAALLARDAPGAIPVEAANHTQCLRLFQTGQADAIIGDDAVLAGLASQDPYAKVMQMPPITPEPYGVGVNAENVDLVRFVNGVLERRAADGEWQRSYDRWLLPYLGKGAPPKPAYGRNP, encoded by the coding sequence GTGACCAGTACGAGCACCGCGCGGGTACGCCGGCCCCTCCCCCTGCGCCCGTCCCTCGCGCTGATCGCGGCGCTGCTGGCGGTGCTGCTGTCCGGCTGCGCCGCCAGCTACGCCGAGACGCCGGTGCCGCAGCCGACACCGGAGCCGGCCCCGACCCCGCCGGCGGCGGGCGGCGGCCCGAGCTGCGACAACGCGCTGCAGAGCTACGCCCCCGAGGGTGCGCTGCCGGCACCGGGCAAGATGCCGGCCGGCTCGACGATGGCCGAGATCGCCAAGCGCGGTCGGTTGATCGTCGGCGTCTCCTCCGACAGCCGGCTGCTCGGCGCGCGCAACCGCACCAGCGGACGGATCGAGGGCTTCGACACCGATGTGGCCAGATCGATCGCGGCCGCCATCTTCGGCGACGCGAACCGGATCGAGCTGCGGGTGATCACCGCCAGCCAGCGCATCCCACTGCTCGCCGACGGGGAGGTCGACCTGGTGGTGCGCAATTTCACGATCAACTGTGACCGGTGGAAGGAGATCGCGTTCAGCGCCGAGTACTACCGCGCCGGCACCAAGGTCCTCGGTCCCCGCGGCGACGCGATCATCAACCTGGGCAGCCTCGACGGCCGCCGTGTGTGCATGCCGAGCGGGACCACCCAGGCGGCCCTGCTCGCCCGGGACGCGCCCGGCGCCATCCCGGTCGAGGCCGCCAACCACACCCAGTGCCTGCGGCTGTTCCAGACCGGCCAGGCCGACGCGATCATCGGCGACGACGCCGTGCTCGCCGGGCTCGCCAGCCAGGACCCCTATGCCAAGGTGATGCAGATGCCGCCGATCACGCCCGAGCCGTACGGCGTCGGGGTGAATGCGGAGAACGTCGACCTGGTCCGGTTCGTGAACGGCGTGCTGGAGCGCCGCGCGGCCGACGGCGAATGGCAACGCAGCTACGACCGCTGGCTCCTGCCCTACCTGGGCAAGGGCGCGCCGCCCAAGCCCGCCTACGGCAGGAACCCGTGA
- a CDS encoding serine/threonine-protein kinase, with amino-acid sequence MKCTQPGCAGEIADGYCMICGLPAATPADAGPDTSAMPATQPARPPAPARPPAPVRPSSATGRGPSSATGRCRQPGCSGAIADGYCDVCGTPAAGPGSSSAADAPDSGPSGLSTRTRGSSRLDSTALGSARLAGDSVATRRTGGSQRLRSTGRIGAGLVRVPPAPTTDPAEAVMANPVVPENKRHCPSCQSPVGRSRDGRPGRTSGFCPNCRNPFSFDPKLAPGDLIAHQYEVAGCLAHGGMGWIYLARDKNVSDRWVVLKGLLNSGDADALAAALAEQQFLAQVEHPSIVEIYNFVTHDDAGYIVMEYVGGRSLKQLLKDRMRANDGAYDPLPLDQAIAYVLEVLPALQYLHDLGLVYCDFKPDNVVQVGDGLKLIDLGGVRRIDDTESAIYGTIGYQAPEVARVGPSIASDVYTIGRTLLVLAAEFRGYQTTWQESLPGAAEIPLLGERDSLHRLLQKACAADPADRFASADELRTQLLGLLREEVGRGSSSLAPTSAPSVLFETPQVSGNDLGPDELPPLREDPTDPQFAWLSNIDVTDPAERLRALDAAPATSPEVALDRARCALALGNRELLERACAQMLAEDPWEWRAVWMQGLAALAERRFGDAQKAFNAVYGQVPGELAPKLALGLACELGGEPAIAEALYRVCAGTDAAYVVPAAFGIARLREGAGDLPGAIDALGLVPVTSRAHGEAAQLRARHQLALSSGPADLARALDSITDAPMEPVDRERFTAEVLEAALGFVRGGGPRQPAAPAGGVRIGRYAATEPELRDGLEATYRQLASHEPEKRVAWVDRANAIRNWSLT; translated from the coding sequence ATGAAGTGCACCCAGCCCGGCTGCGCCGGCGAGATCGCCGACGGGTACTGCATGATCTGCGGGCTGCCCGCGGCCACCCCCGCCGACGCCGGCCCGGACACCTCGGCGATGCCCGCGACCCAGCCCGCGCGCCCGCCCGCTCCCGCGCGCCCGCCGGCCCCCGTTCGCCCCTCCTCGGCCACCGGCCGAGGCCCCTCCTCGGCCACCGGCCGATGCCGCCAGCCCGGCTGTTCGGGCGCCATCGCCGACGGGTACTGCGACGTCTGCGGTACGCCGGCCGCGGGCCCGGGGTCGTCGTCGGCCGCCGACGCGCCGGACTCGGGCCCGTCGGGGCTGTCCACGCGTACCCGCGGCTCGTCCCGGCTGGACTCGACGGCCCTGGGCTCCGCGCGGCTGGCGGGCGACAGCGTCGCCACCCGCCGGACCGGCGGCTCGCAGCGGCTGCGCTCGACGGGTCGGATCGGCGCGGGACTGGTCCGGGTACCGCCGGCACCGACGACGGATCCGGCGGAGGCGGTGATGGCCAACCCCGTCGTCCCGGAGAACAAGCGACACTGCCCTAGCTGTCAGTCCCCGGTCGGCCGCTCCCGCGACGGGCGGCCCGGCCGCACCTCGGGGTTCTGCCCGAACTGCCGCAATCCGTTCTCCTTCGACCCCAAACTGGCACCGGGTGATTTGATCGCACACCAGTACGAGGTGGCGGGCTGTCTGGCCCACGGCGGCATGGGCTGGATCTACCTGGCCCGGGACAAGAATGTCTCGGACCGCTGGGTGGTCCTGAAGGGCCTGCTCAACTCCGGCGACGCCGATGCGCTGGCCGCAGCGCTCGCCGAGCAGCAGTTCCTGGCCCAGGTCGAACACCCCTCCATCGTGGAGATCTACAACTTCGTCACCCACGACGACGCCGGCTACATCGTGATGGAGTACGTCGGCGGTCGGTCGCTGAAGCAGTTGCTGAAGGACCGGATGCGGGCCAACGACGGCGCGTACGACCCGCTGCCGCTGGACCAGGCGATCGCCTATGTGCTGGAGGTGCTGCCCGCGCTGCAGTACCTGCACGATCTCGGCCTCGTCTACTGCGACTTCAAGCCCGACAACGTCGTCCAGGTCGGCGACGGGCTGAAGCTGATCGACCTCGGCGGGGTACGCCGGATCGACGACACCGAATCCGCCATCTACGGCACCATCGGCTACCAGGCCCCCGAGGTCGCCCGCGTCGGGCCGAGCATCGCCTCCGATGTGTACACGATCGGACGGACGCTGCTGGTGCTGGCCGCGGAGTTCCGCGGCTACCAGACAACTTGGCAGGAGTCGCTGCCGGGCGCGGCCGAGATCCCGCTGCTCGGCGAACGCGACTCGCTGCACCGGTTGCTGCAGAAGGCCTGCGCCGCGGACCCGGCCGACCGGTTCGCCTCCGCCGACGAGCTGCGTACCCAACTGCTCGGTCTGCTCCGCGAGGAGGTCGGTCGCGGTTCGTCGAGTCTCGCGCCGACCAGCGCGCCGTCGGTACTGTTCGAGACGCCGCAGGTGTCGGGCAACGACCTCGGACCCGACGAGCTGCCGCCGCTGCGCGAGGACCCGACGGATCCGCAGTTCGCCTGGCTGTCGAATATCGACGTCACCGATCCCGCCGAACGGCTGCGTGCGCTCGACGCGGCGCCGGCGACCAGCCCGGAGGTGGCGCTCGACCGGGCCCGCTGCGCCCTGGCCCTAGGCAACCGGGAGCTGTTGGAGCGCGCCTGCGCGCAGATGCTCGCCGAGGATCCGTGGGAGTGGCGGGCCGTGTGGATGCAGGGCCTGGCGGCCCTGGCCGAGCGCCGCTTCGGCGACGCGCAGAAGGCGTTCAATGCCGTCTACGGCCAGGTGCCGGGCGAGCTGGCGCCGAAGCTGGCGCTCGGCCTGGCCTGCGAGCTGGGCGGTGAGCCGGCGATCGCCGAAGCGCTGTACCGGGTCTGTGCCGGCACCGACGCCGCCTATGTCGTGCCGGCCGCCTTCGGCATCGCGCGGCTGCGCGAGGGGGCGGGCGATCTGCCCGGCGCGATCGACGCGCTCGGCCTCGTGCCGGTCACCAGCCGGGCCCACGGCGAGGCCGCGCAACTGCGCGCGCGGCATCAGCTCGCGCTCAGCTCGGGCCCGGCCGACCTGGCCCGGGCCCTGGACTCGATCACCGACGCGCCGATGGAACCCGTCGATCGGGAACGGTTCACCGCCGAGGTGCTGGAGGCGGCGCTGGGCTTCGTGCGGGGCGGCGGTCCCCGGCAGCCGGCGGCACCCGCCGGGGGTGTCCGGATCGGGCGCTACGCTGCCACCGAGCCCGAGCTGCGCGACGGCCTGGAGGCCACCTACCGTCAGCTCGCGTCCCACGAGCCCGAGAAGCGGGTCGCGTGGGTCGACCGGGCGAACGCAATCAGGAACTGGAGTCTCACGTGA
- a CDS encoding DUF2630 family protein: protein MSANDEVNANQLDDAGLLARINELAEEQKRLRERASDGTGDAEPGRIGQLEVELDRLWDLRRQREAKEEVGQNPDSARERPASEVEGYLG, encoded by the coding sequence ATGAGCGCCAACGACGAGGTCAACGCCAACCAGCTCGACGACGCGGGACTGCTCGCGCGGATCAACGAGCTCGCCGAGGAGCAGAAACGACTGCGCGAACGGGCGTCCGACGGCACCGGCGATGCAGAACCCGGACGCATCGGCCAGCTCGAGGTCGAGCTCGACCGATTGTGGGACCTGCGACGGCAGCGCGAGGCCAAGGAGGAGGTCGGGCAGAACCCGGACTCGGCGCGCGAGCGGCCGGCGAGCGAGGTCGAGGGCTACCTGGGCTGA
- a CDS encoding VWA domain-containing protein: protein MAQFTSAVYQNEFLPAGGTDVHAIVNVTCSDAGQAGSGGGRAGEIVVVDTSGSMGIQNMELAKQAAVAAVEQIIDGTWFAVVAGNHRAYLAYPRNPGPVGMVQMNPQTRFEAVNSIRTFRAEGGTAIGSWLNLTRALFESVPDLSQRHALLLTDGENHNETPVQLDAAIRASIGAFQADCRGVGTDWVVAEIRRISQALLGTVDIIPEPSMMPRVFAELIQQSMGRGVAEATLRVWAPQGAQVLFCRQVLPQVEDLTHRGTPVNPLTVDFPTGAWGDESRDYHVAVRLAAREIGQEQLAARVQLVVGQQPVTQGLVKARWSDDDALTTRIDPAVAHYTGQTELAEAIQAGLAAKAAGRTDEATTRLGRAVQLAAETGNEEATSRLRKVVDVDDAETGTVRLKKSVDKADEMALDTASTKTTRTRG, encoded by the coding sequence GTGGCCCAGTTCACCTCCGCCGTCTACCAGAACGAGTTCTTGCCGGCCGGCGGGACCGACGTGCACGCGATCGTCAACGTGACCTGCTCCGACGCCGGACAGGCGGGCTCGGGCGGCGGACGGGCGGGCGAGATCGTGGTGGTGGACACCTCGGGGTCGATGGGCATCCAGAACATGGAGCTGGCCAAGCAGGCTGCGGTGGCTGCGGTGGAGCAGATCATCGACGGCACCTGGTTCGCCGTGGTGGCGGGCAATCACCGGGCCTATCTGGCGTACCCGCGCAATCCGGGCCCGGTCGGCATGGTGCAGATGAACCCCCAGACCAGGTTCGAGGCCGTGAACTCGATCCGCACGTTCCGCGCCGAGGGCGGGACGGCCATCGGCTCCTGGCTGAACCTGACCCGCGCGCTGTTCGAGTCCGTGCCGGATCTGTCCCAGCGACATGCGCTGCTGCTCACCGACGGTGAGAACCACAACGAAACCCCGGTACAACTCGACGCGGCCATCCGCGCGAGCATCGGCGCGTTCCAGGCCGACTGTCGCGGTGTCGGCACCGACTGGGTGGTGGCCGAGATCCGCCGGATCTCCCAGGCGCTGCTGGGCACGGTCGACATCATCCCCGAGCCCTCGATGATGCCGCGGGTGTTCGCCGAGCTGATCCAGCAGTCGATGGGGCGCGGGGTGGCCGAGGCGACGCTGCGGGTCTGGGCGCCCCAGGGCGCGCAGGTGCTGTTCTGCCGCCAGGTGCTGCCCCAGGTCGAGGACCTGACGCATCGCGGTACCCCGGTCAACCCGCTCACGGTCGACTTCCCGACCGGAGCCTGGGGCGATGAGTCGCGCGACTATCACGTGGCCGTGCGGTTGGCGGCGCGCGAGATCGGCCAGGAGCAGCTCGCCGCGCGCGTGCAGCTCGTGGTCGGCCAGCAGCCGGTGACGCAGGGGCTGGTGAAGGCGCGCTGGTCCGATGACGACGCGCTGACCACGCGGATCGACCCCGCGGTCGCGCACTACACCGGCCAGACCGAGCTGGCCGAGGCGATCCAGGCGGGCCTCGCGGCGAAGGCCGCCGGGCGTACCGATGAGGCGACCACCCGGCTCGGACGGGCCGTGCAGCTCGCGGCCGAGACCGGCAACGAGGAGGCGACGTCGCGGCTGCGCAAGGTGGTCGACGTCGACGATGCCGAGACCGGCACCGTCCGGCTGAAGAAGAGCGTCGACAAGGCCGACGAGATGGCGCTCGACACCGCCTCCACCAAGACGACCCGGACGCGAGGTTGA